Proteins encoded together in one Acidobacteriota bacterium window:
- the tatC gene encoding twin-arginine translocase subunit TatC, with the protein MTAPRPAEPHERSGPGGPRMSFLEHLDELRRRLTWAFAGVIVGVLACWAEADRILAFLLDPIERSMGPLAVIRPAEAFMNKIKAAFVGGLFVGLPWVFYQLWRFVSPGLYPRERRWVIPFVAAGSVLFLAGAAFCYAVAMPAAVGFLASQGARFRSSVTVDSAFSFATKMIFGLGLVFELPLAAFLLARLGLVTPRWMWRKLDIAVFVCFLAAAVLTPTPDVMTMTIFALPMIALYLLSIAVAFFAAPRRGRRDRSE; encoded by the coding sequence ATGACGGCGCCGCGCCCTGCGGAGCCGCACGAGCGCAGCGGCCCGGGCGGGCCGCGCATGAGCTTCCTCGAACATCTCGACGAGCTGCGGCGGCGCCTCACCTGGGCGTTCGCCGGCGTGATCGTCGGCGTGCTCGCCTGCTGGGCGGAGGCGGACCGGATCCTGGCGTTCCTGCTCGATCCGATCGAGCGCTCGATGGGCCCGCTGGCGGTGATCCGTCCGGCCGAGGCCTTCATGAACAAGATCAAGGCCGCCTTCGTCGGCGGCCTGTTCGTCGGCCTGCCGTGGGTCTTCTATCAGCTGTGGCGGTTCGTCTCGCCCGGGCTCTATCCGAGGGAGCGCCGGTGGGTGATTCCCTTCGTGGCGGCGGGGTCGGTGTTGTTCCTGGCGGGTGCGGCCTTCTGCTACGCGGTGGCGATGCCTGCGGCGGTCGGGTTCCTCGCGTCCCAGGGGGCCCGCTTCCGGTCGAGCGTGACGGTCGACTCGGCCTTTTCGTTCGCCACGAAGATGATCTTCGGCCTCGGTCTCGTGTTCGAGCTGCCTCTCGCCGCTTTCCTGCTGGCCCGGCTGGGGCTGGTCACGCCGAGGTGGATGTGGCGCAAGCTCGATATCGCGGTGTTCGTCTGCTTCCTGGCGGCCGCCGTGCTGACGCCGACCCCGGACGTGATGACGATGACGATCTTCGCGCTGCCGATGATCGCCCTCTATCTGCTGAGCATCGCGGTCGCCTTCTTCGCCGCCCCGCGGCGCGGCCGGCGGGATCGGAGCGAGTGA